From Salinirubellus salinus, the proteins below share one genomic window:
- a CDS encoding protein kinase domain-containing protein, with amino-acid sequence MTGGPMDIAAAPGPEVCPTVPTQRAAYTDFERADEADESAAAPWPGRLTATAVTLEGVPVRLAELDRRSTVPAREFVAAVDRWRAVDDHDHVLPIVASGKQPRPWVATPAGGSYADREALPLAEALWVGVCLADALVYAHEHGTVHGALSPAWVHHQPTAEWGFPRLGGLGIAGPLAADGTATPYRAPEQVAPERYDPAGPLVDVHGLGVTLYELLTGEAPFEGPTARRDVVESRPIPPSTVRPSLPDSVDELLGPALAKRPVDRYDSVAAFRSQLAALLESEHVSGGGREQSPVAFPLFDGDRAEWTAPCPACGRSVTNTFESFRDHWRDADRCDGPSETVPDRATCSADDWAIVVQRTERAIAEAPEHRREDRSDHPLWAALASESVTAVNGVPVASGDGSYPWLSYPKRGWRVPCPGCGSTVYNTRSAMKAHWSDAPACGPPDAFSTR; translated from the coding sequence ATGACAGGTGGTCCGATGGACATCGCCGCCGCGCCGGGTCCGGAAGTCTGCCCGACGGTCCCCACACAGCGGGCGGCGTATACCGACTTCGAGCGCGCGGACGAGGCCGACGAATCGGCCGCAGCGCCCTGGCCCGGCCGGCTCACGGCCACGGCAGTGACGCTCGAAGGCGTCCCCGTCCGCCTCGCGGAACTCGACCGCCGCAGCACCGTCCCGGCCCGCGAGTTCGTCGCCGCCGTGGACCGCTGGCGCGCGGTCGACGACCACGACCACGTCCTCCCCATCGTGGCGTCTGGGAAACAGCCACGGCCGTGGGTCGCCACCCCCGCCGGCGGGTCCTACGCCGACCGTGAGGCACTGCCCCTCGCCGAGGCGCTCTGGGTCGGGGTCTGTCTCGCCGACGCGCTGGTGTACGCCCACGAGCACGGCACGGTCCACGGCGCGCTCTCACCCGCGTGGGTCCACCACCAGCCGACCGCCGAGTGGGGGTTCCCGCGGCTGGGCGGCCTCGGTATCGCGGGGCCGCTCGCGGCCGACGGCACGGCGACGCCGTACCGCGCCCCCGAACAGGTCGCGCCGGAGCGATACGACCCGGCGGGACCGCTCGTCGACGTCCACGGGCTCGGCGTGACGCTCTACGAACTCCTGACCGGCGAGGCACCGTTCGAGGGCCCGACCGCCCGACGCGACGTGGTCGAGTCCAGACCGATCCCCCCGAGCACGGTCAGGCCGTCGCTGCCGGACAGCGTGGACGAACTGCTGGGACCGGCGCTCGCGAAGCGTCCCGTCGACCGCTACGACTCGGTGGCCGCGTTCCGGAGCCAGCTCGCCGCGCTGCTCGAGTCCGAACACGTCTCCGGCGGTGGGCGCGAGCAGAGTCCCGTCGCCTTCCCGCTGTTCGACGGCGACCGGGCGGAGTGGACCGCCCCCTGCCCGGCCTGCGGGCGCTCGGTGACGAACACGTTCGAGTCGTTCCGCGACCACTGGCGCGACGCCGACCGGTGTGACGGCCCGAGTGAGACGGTGCCCGACCGGGCGACCTGTTCGGCCGACGACTGGGCCATCGTCGTCCAGCGGACCGAGCGCGCCATCGCCGAGGCACCCGAGCACCGGCGCGAGGACCGCTCTGACCACCCACTCTGGGCCGCCCTCGCCTCCGAGTCGGTGACCGCCGTCAACGGCGTCCCCGTCGCCTCGGGAGACGGGTCCTACCCGTGGCTCTCGTACCCCAAGCGCGGCTGGCGCGTCCCCTGTCCGGGCTGTGGCTCGACGGTCTACAACACCCGCTCGGCGATGAAGGCCCACTGGTCCGACGCGCCGGCCTGCGGGCCACCGGACGCGTTCTCGACGCGCTGA
- a CDS encoding NAD(P)/FAD-dependent oxidoreductase codes for MSDQPKEYEVTVVGGGPAGLTAALYTTRLGHDTAVINRGGGRAAMMLDTHNVVGVTEDISGNEFLATGVEQVQSYGADYHQDFVTEVERLDDGRFHLTAGNVEVVSEFVVFATGFSDARPDPPLPRTGKGLHYCLHCDAYMFVDESVYVMGHGEAAAHVAMIMLNFTPEVDLLLRGDEPTWSDETDEQLRAHPVDIVEEEIESMEKDDDGWLEAFVFEDGTRREYKGGFPMYGSNYNTDLAASLGADVNDDGTIAVDDHGRTSVENVFAVGDVVPGHNQIPVALGMGAKAGIGIHYDARTFPMSLEDIEARGGLSADDVPAVSERLQDIAVHHEGHAGGPRADAEESEDETATADD; via the coding sequence ATGAGTGACCAGCCGAAGGAGTACGAGGTGACGGTCGTCGGTGGCGGACCCGCCGGATTGACGGCGGCGCTGTACACGACACGACTCGGCCACGACACCGCGGTCATCAACCGCGGCGGGGGTCGAGCCGCGATGATGCTCGACACGCACAACGTCGTCGGCGTGACGGAGGACATCTCGGGCAACGAGTTCCTCGCCACCGGCGTCGAACAGGTGCAGTCCTACGGGGCCGACTACCACCAGGACTTCGTGACCGAGGTGGAGCGCCTCGACGACGGCCGGTTCCACCTCACTGCCGGCAACGTCGAGGTGGTCTCGGAGTTCGTCGTCTTCGCCACCGGCTTCTCCGACGCCCGGCCGGACCCGCCGCTCCCGCGCACGGGCAAGGGACTCCACTACTGTCTCCACTGCGACGCCTACATGTTCGTCGACGAGTCGGTGTACGTGATGGGCCACGGCGAGGCCGCCGCCCACGTCGCCATGATCATGCTCAACTTCACGCCGGAGGTCGACCTCCTCCTGCGGGGCGACGAGCCGACGTGGAGCGACGAGACCGACGAACAACTCCGGGCGCACCCGGTCGACATCGTCGAGGAGGAGATCGAGTCGATGGAGAAGGACGACGACGGCTGGCTCGAGGCCTTCGTCTTCGAGGACGGCACCCGCCGCGAGTACAAGGGTGGGTTCCCGATGTACGGCTCGAACTACAACACCGACCTCGCGGCCTCGCTCGGCGCCGACGTCAACGACGACGGCACCATCGCCGTCGACGACCACGGCCGGACGAGTGTGGAAAACGTGTTCGCCGTCGGCGACGTGGTCCCCGGCCACAACCAGATTCCGGTCGCGCTCGGGATGGGCGCGAAAGCCGGCATCGGCATCCACTACGACGCCCGCACGTTCCCGATGAGCCTCGAGGACATCGAGGCCCGGGGCGGCCTGTCGGCCGACGACGTCCCGGCCGTCTCGGAGCGCCTGCAGGACATCGCGGTCCACCACGAGGGCCACGCCGGCGGGCCGCGGGCCGACGCCGAGGAGAGCGAGGACGAGACGGCGACCGCCGACGACTGA
- a CDS encoding transcription factor S encodes MEFCDECGSMMHTEGDHWVCRSCGFEKLRDAAKEEAMTTTEGQSDGGVVDMSEVDDAEIGPTTEVVCPNPDCDSDRARYQMKQLRSADESETRFFTCVKCGKNWREDDH; translated from the coding sequence ATGGAGTTCTGTGACGAGTGCGGTTCGATGATGCACACGGAGGGCGACCACTGGGTCTGCCGTTCGTGCGGGTTCGAGAAGCTACGCGACGCCGCGAAGGAGGAGGCCATGACGACCACCGAGGGGCAGAGCGACGGTGGCGTCGTGGACATGTCCGAGGTGGACGACGCCGAGATCGGTCCGACCACGGAGGTCGTCTGCCCGAACCCCGACTGTGACTCCGACCGGGCGCGTTACCAGATGAAACAGCTCCGGTCGGCCGACGAGTCCGAGACGCGCTTCTTCACCTGCGTCAAGTGCGGGAAGAACTGGCGCGAAGACGACCACTAG
- a CDS encoding LabA-like NYN domain-containing protein produces the protein MPPIHPTQRVAVLADSQNLYHTAHSLYSRNVDYTALLDSAVQDRELVRAIAYVIRADSPNEEDFFDALRDIGFEAKIKDIKTFGDGSKKADWDVGISLDAVTLATHVDALVLCSGDGDFSRLCSHLRHEGVRVEVFGFGSSTAEELREAADSFVDMSENEDRYLL, from the coding sequence GTGCCCCCCATCCACCCGACCCAGCGCGTCGCCGTGCTGGCCGACTCGCAGAACCTCTATCACACCGCTCACAGCCTCTACTCGCGGAACGTCGACTACACCGCGCTCCTCGACTCGGCCGTCCAGGACCGCGAACTCGTCCGGGCCATCGCGTACGTCATCCGTGCGGACTCACCCAACGAGGAGGACTTCTTCGACGCCCTCCGCGACATCGGCTTCGAGGCGAAGATCAAGGACATCAAGACGTTCGGCGACGGCTCGAAGAAGGCCGACTGGGACGTCGGTATCTCGCTGGACGCCGTCACGCTCGCCACCCACGTCGACGCGCTCGTCCTCTGCTCGGGCGACGGCGACTTCTCGCGGCTCTGTTCGCACCTGCGCCACGAAGGCGTCCGCGTCGAGGTGTTCGGCTTCGGCTCCTCCACCGCCGAGGAACTCCGCGAGGCTGCCGACTCCTTCGTCGACATGAGCGAGAACGAGGACCGGTACCTGTTATAG
- a CDS encoding glutaredoxin family protein — MTFDPNQSLPQEEVDDIVDEAIESNDVVLFMKGTPMMPQCGYSDRALRLLQEYREEFETVDVLQSLDEFRVALERHSGWTTTPQTFVNGEFVGGSDILMELHERDELATTLEA; from the coding sequence ATGACGTTCGACCCCAACCAGAGCCTCCCGCAGGAGGAGGTCGACGACATCGTCGACGAGGCCATCGAATCGAACGACGTGGTGCTGTTCATGAAGGGGACGCCGATGATGCCGCAGTGTGGCTACTCGGACCGGGCGCTGCGCCTGCTACAGGAGTACCGCGAGGAGTTCGAGACGGTCGACGTACTCCAGTCGCTGGACGAGTTCCGCGTCGCTCTGGAGCGCCACTCCGGGTGGACGACCACTCCCCAGACGTTCGTGAACGGGGAGTTCGTGGGGGGGAGTGATATCCTGATGGAACTTCACGAGCGCGACGAGCTCGCGACGACGCTCGAGGCGTAG
- a CDS encoding DUF7110 family protein — MTSRVFRLHSTLELLLEDVHEYFEDPDLPVDIADVEITRRNNTLIVSAVAAEDNISKYTPTAQLKASVTENRVYEHDDGTWHEEPPETEPGFGGGSSSSGSGSGSGPQWGAFGEQEEEEEPPNSKLVEYACFKGDRETVLQNTALQYPMFEVLCGLAKTADKGSLTAIAAVDDELKAVRIVDGEERTAQIKVVEDPTEKDNCTVNWRDNKFISS; from the coding sequence ATGACAAGCCGCGTATTCAGACTCCACTCGACACTTGAACTGCTACTGGAAGACGTACACGAGTACTTCGAGGACCCAGACCTGCCGGTAGACATCGCCGACGTAGAGATAACCCGACGGAACAATACCCTCATCGTCAGCGCTGTCGCCGCCGAAGACAACATCTCGAAGTACACCCCGACGGCCCAGCTGAAGGCCAGCGTCACCGAGAACCGCGTGTACGAACACGACGACGGCACCTGGCACGAGGAGCCGCCGGAGACCGAACCCGGGTTCGGAGGAGGCTCCAGCTCCTCGGGCTCCGGCTCCGGGTCCGGCCCCCAGTGGGGGGCGTTCGGTGAACAGGAAGAGGAAGAGGAGCCCCCGAACTCCAAACTCGTCGAGTACGCCTGCTTCAAGGGCGACCGCGAGACCGTCCTGCAGAACACCGCGCTCCAGTACCCGATGTTCGAGGTCCTCTGTGGCCTCGCGAAGACGGCCGACAAGGGGTCGCTGACCGCCATCGCGGCGGTCGACGACGAACTGAAGGCCGTCCGCATCGTGGACGGCGAGGAGCGCACGGCCCAGATCAAGGTCGTCGAGGACCCGACCGAGAAGGACAACTGTACGGTCAACTGGCGGGACAACAAGTTCATCTCCAGCTGA
- a CDS encoding phosphoadenosine phosphosulfate reductase family protein, with protein sequence MSEFPDYLDVDYTDGEGESAADYPSVEHKIEKAIEVTKTGLEQYENPAIMWTGGKDSTLTLYFVKEVAERFDLDLPPAVFIDHYQHFDELLDFVDHWAEEWDLDVVFARNEDVGEYVEANDLTPGDDIPIEDLSEHNQHHVRNILEYEEDSFPFLLDTYVGNHLLKTVALNNTLESHDIDGIISGIRWDEQEARADETFFSPRHDPDIYPPHDRVQPILQFDEADVWEAFWYFVVPETVEAYPDEGYVPQDYDDLPNGLTHEDIPVSPKYFEGFRSLGSEISTEKSEQKPAWLQDLENTTERAGRAQDKEDLMERLRDLGYM encoded by the coding sequence ATGAGCGAGTTTCCCGACTACCTCGACGTCGACTACACCGACGGTGAGGGTGAGTCCGCGGCGGACTACCCGAGCGTCGAACACAAGATCGAGAAGGCCATCGAGGTCACCAAGACGGGCCTCGAGCAGTACGAGAACCCCGCCATCATGTGGACGGGTGGGAAGGACTCCACCCTGACGCTGTACTTCGTGAAGGAGGTCGCCGAGCGGTTCGACCTCGACCTGCCGCCCGCGGTGTTCATCGACCACTACCAGCACTTCGACGAACTCCTCGACTTCGTCGACCACTGGGCCGAGGAGTGGGACCTCGACGTGGTGTTCGCCCGCAACGAGGACGTGGGCGAGTACGTCGAGGCCAACGACCTCACGCCGGGTGACGACATCCCCATCGAGGACCTCTCCGAGCACAACCAGCACCACGTCCGGAACATCCTCGAGTACGAGGAGGACAGTTTCCCGTTCCTGCTCGACACCTACGTCGGGAACCACCTGCTGAAGACGGTGGCGCTGAACAACACGCTGGAGAGCCACGACATCGACGGCATCATCTCGGGCATCCGCTGGGACGAGCAGGAGGCCCGCGCCGACGAGACGTTCTTCAGCCCGCGTCACGACCCGGACATCTACCCCCCGCACGACCGCGTCCAGCCCATCCTGCAGTTCGACGAGGCCGACGTCTGGGAGGCGTTCTGGTACTTCGTGGTCCCGGAGACCGTCGAGGCGTACCCGGACGAGGGCTACGTCCCGCAGGACTACGACGACCTGCCGAACGGCCTGACCCACGAGGACATCCCGGTCTCGCCGAAGTACTTCGAGGGGTTCCGCTCGCTCGGGAGCGAGATCTCCACCGAGAAGTCCGAGCAGAAGCCGGCGTGGCTGCAGGACCTCGAGAACACGACCGAGCGCGCGGGCCGTGCGCAGGACAAGGAGGACCTGATGGAGCGCCTTCGGGACCTCGGCTACATGTGA
- a CDS encoding phosphoadenosine phosphosulfate reductase family protein codes for MSTHRPFPEYVTVDYGLGRGESAADYPALEAKLERGVEVVRRALSQYERPAVMWTGGKDSSLVLYLVQQVCAEDDHEVPPVVFIDHHQHFPEVLAFVERWADRWPLDLVYARNADPAFDQYEPGDDIPVAELTARNQRELARTEFEGDTFRFTADSLGGNHLLKTVALNDAITEHEFDGIFSGVRWDEQEARANETFFSPRHDTEKYPPHDRVHPILQFDERALWDAMWGFVVPDAVEGWPEGHIPESAEDLAGFSAEDLPVSPKYFEGFRSLGTEAGSAKSSDAPAWLQDLEGTTEREGRAQDKEGLMERLRDLGYM; via the coding sequence ATGAGTACCCACCGTCCCTTCCCCGAGTACGTCACCGTCGACTACGGCCTCGGGCGTGGCGAGTCCGCCGCCGACTACCCGGCCCTCGAAGCCAAGCTCGAACGCGGTGTCGAAGTCGTCCGCAGGGCCCTCTCGCAGTACGAGCGCCCGGCGGTGATGTGGACCGGTGGGAAGGACTCCTCGCTCGTCCTCTACCTCGTCCAGCAGGTGTGCGCGGAGGACGACCACGAGGTGCCGCCGGTCGTGTTCATCGACCACCACCAGCACTTCCCAGAGGTGCTCGCGTTCGTCGAGCGGTGGGCCGACCGCTGGCCCCTCGACCTCGTCTACGCGCGGAACGCCGACCCCGCGTTCGACCAGTACGAACCGGGTGACGACATCCCCGTCGCGGAACTGACTGCGCGCAACCAGCGCGAACTCGCCCGCACCGAGTTCGAGGGCGACACCTTCCGCTTCACCGCGGACTCGCTCGGCGGGAACCACCTCCTCAAGACCGTCGCGCTGAACGACGCCATCACCGAGCACGAGTTCGACGGCATCTTCTCCGGCGTCCGGTGGGACGAACAGGAGGCCCGCGCGAACGAGACGTTCTTCTCGCCACGCCACGACACCGAGAAGTACCCACCGCACGACCGGGTCCATCCCATCCTCCAGTTCGACGAGCGGGCGCTCTGGGACGCGATGTGGGGGTTCGTCGTCCCCGACGCCGTCGAGGGGTGGCCCGAGGGCCACATCCCCGAGTCGGCCGAGGACCTCGCCGGCTTCTCGGCCGAGGACCTCCCCGTCTCCCCGAAGTACTTCGAGGGGTTCCGCTCGCTCGGGACCGAGGCGGGCTCGGCGAAGTCCAGCGACGCCCCCGCGTGGCTGCAGGACCTCGAGGGAACCACGGAGCGAGAGGGGCGGGCACAGGACAAGGAGGGGCTGATGGAGCGACTCCGTGACCTCGGCTACATGTAG
- a CDS encoding aldo/keto reductase, whose translation MPMLGLGTWQNKDLDQCADSVEAALDLGYRHVDTAQIYRNEKGVGEGIAAADVDREDVFLATKVWIDQLAPEDVKRSTDESLEKLGTEYLDLLYVHWPAKAYDPEGTMAAFSDLVDDGKIERIGVSNFEPHHVDEAAEVLGEYPFANQVEIHPLLQQEELRAHAEEHDYELVAYSPLARGKVFDVPEVVDVAEKHDVSPAQVSLAWLRAKDITAIPKATSTDHIEDNFGSLSLDLDEEDVAAIDAIETTDRRVNPDFGPDAWN comes from the coding sequence ATGCCGATGCTCGGACTGGGCACGTGGCAGAACAAGGACCTCGACCAGTGTGCGGACTCCGTGGAGGCGGCCCTGGACTTGGGCTACCGTCACGTCGACACCGCACAGATCTACCGCAACGAGAAGGGTGTCGGCGAGGGCATCGCCGCGGCCGACGTGGACCGCGAGGACGTCTTCCTCGCGACGAAGGTCTGGATCGACCAGCTCGCTCCCGAGGACGTGAAACGCTCCACCGACGAGAGCCTCGAGAAGCTCGGCACGGAGTACCTCGACCTGCTGTACGTCCACTGGCCGGCGAAGGCGTACGACCCCGAGGGGACGATGGCGGCGTTCTCCGACCTCGTCGACGACGGGAAGATAGAGCGGATCGGCGTCTCGAACTTCGAGCCCCACCACGTCGACGAGGCCGCCGAGGTCCTCGGCGAGTACCCGTTCGCCAACCAGGTCGAGATCCACCCCCTGCTCCAGCAGGAGGAACTCCGGGCCCACGCCGAGGAGCACGACTACGAACTCGTGGCGTACTCCCCGCTCGCCCGCGGGAAGGTGTTCGACGTGCCCGAGGTCGTGGACGTCGCGGAGAAACACGATGTGAGCCCCGCACAGGTCTCGCTGGCGTGGCTCCGTGCGAAGGACATCACGGCCATCCCGAAGGCCACGAGCACCGACCACATCGAGGACAACTTCGGGTCGCTCTCGCTCGACCTCGACGAGGAGGACGTGGCGGCCATCGACGCCATCGAGACGACCGACCGGCGCGTCAACCCGGACTTCGGGCCCGACGCCTGGAACTGA
- a CDS encoding 3-hydroxyacyl-CoA dehydrogenase/enoyl-CoA hydratase family protein produces MSLDDIDRVTVLGAGNMGHGITEVVAIAGYEVTMRDIEQDLVDDGYESIQWSLEKLSEKGLIDEDPEDVMSRVSTEVDLETAVEDADLVIEAAPEQMSLKKDIFGDLDEFTHEDCILASNTSSLSITEIATATSRPEKVCGMHFFNPPVKMDLVEVIYGEETSDETAETVYEFTEAIGKTPIYVRKDVNGFVVNSVLGPFGDEAGWIVSAGEATIREVDATMVHERGYPMGPFELGDLTGIDIGYHVRKEAGKDVPPIVEEKVEAEELGQKTGKGYYDYEDGDGADYGPDDVSGEFDWLRIEARIINEAAKLIGNDVATPEAIDTGLRLGAGFPEGPCRRADKLGLDTVLEKLQEQHEATGEERYEPADYLVDLVEAGKTGEDAGEGFYEYGGDDGERDYQTLNTTLTEDGLLEIELDRPERLNALNADLMDEIVHVLDHADMDAVRAVSFEGTGDRAFCAGADITGFAGMDPADVDVTPVFQTVNDFPRPTLAKIQGFCLGGGLELALACDLRIATEDSEFGFPEINLGLIPGGGGTQRAMRMLTEARAKELVFRGEHISAERAENWGLVNRCVTDEEFEDTVDEFLEDLVHGAPIALRKAKEVMNEGRDQDIGAGLVMESQAFGLLLTTDDMMEGASAFMEKRDPEFEGK; encoded by the coding sequence ATGAGCCTGGACGACATCGACCGCGTCACCGTTCTCGGCGCGGGCAACATGGGACACGGTATCACGGAGGTCGTCGCCATCGCCGGCTACGAGGTCACGATGCGCGACATCGAACAGGATCTGGTCGACGACGGTTACGAGTCCATCCAGTGGTCGCTGGAGAAACTCTCCGAGAAGGGACTGATCGACGAGGACCCCGAGGACGTGATGTCGCGCGTCTCCACGGAGGTCGACCTCGAGACCGCCGTCGAGGACGCCGACCTCGTCATCGAGGCGGCGCCCGAGCAGATGAGCCTCAAGAAGGACATCTTCGGCGACCTCGACGAGTTCACCCACGAGGACTGCATCCTCGCGTCGAACACCTCCTCGCTCTCCATCACGGAGATCGCGACCGCCACCTCGCGCCCCGAGAAGGTCTGCGGGATGCACTTCTTCAACCCGCCGGTGAAGATGGACCTCGTCGAGGTCATCTACGGCGAGGAGACCAGCGACGAGACGGCCGAGACCGTCTACGAGTTCACCGAGGCCATCGGCAAGACGCCCATCTACGTCCGCAAGGACGTGAACGGCTTCGTCGTCAACTCCGTCCTCGGCCCGTTCGGCGACGAGGCGGGCTGGATCGTCAGCGCCGGCGAGGCGACCATCCGAGAGGTGGACGCCACGATGGTCCACGAGCGCGGCTACCCGATGGGACCGTTCGAACTCGGTGACCTGACCGGCATCGACATCGGCTACCACGTCCGCAAGGAGGCCGGCAAGGACGTCCCACCCATCGTCGAGGAGAAGGTGGAGGCAGAGGAACTCGGTCAGAAGACCGGGAAGGGCTACTACGATTACGAGGACGGCGACGGCGCCGACTACGGTCCCGACGACGTCTCCGGGGAGTTCGACTGGCTCCGCATCGAGGCTCGCATCATCAACGAGGCGGCGAAACTCATCGGGAACGACGTCGCCACCCCGGAGGCCATCGACACGGGCCTCCGACTCGGTGCCGGCTTCCCCGAGGGGCCGTGCCGCCGTGCGGACAAGCTCGGCCTCGACACCGTCCTCGAGAAGTTGCAGGAGCAGCACGAGGCGACGGGCGAGGAGCGCTACGAGCCGGCCGACTATCTCGTCGACCTCGTCGAGGCGGGCAAGACCGGCGAGGATGCCGGCGAGGGGTTCTACGAGTACGGCGGCGACGACGGCGAGCGCGACTACCAGACGCTCAACACCACCCTCACCGAGGACGGCCTGCTCGAGATCGAGCTCGACCGGCCGGAGCGGCTGAACGCGCTCAACGCCGACCTGATGGACGAGATCGTCCACGTCCTCGACCACGCCGACATGGACGCGGTCCGGGCGGTCTCGTTCGAGGGGACGGGCGACCGGGCGTTCTGTGCCGGCGCGGACATCACCGGTTTCGCCGGCATGGACCCCGCCGACGTGGACGTGACCCCTGTGTTCCAGACGGTCAACGACTTCCCTCGTCCCACGCTCGCGAAGATCCAGGGGTTCTGTCTGGGTGGTGGGCTGGAGCTGGCGCTCGCCTGCGACCTGCGCATCGCCACCGAGGACTCGGAGTTCGGCTTCCCCGAGATCAACCTCGGGCTCATCCCCGGGGGCGGCGGTACCCAGCGAGCGATGCGGATGCTGACCGAGGCCCGCGCGAAGGAGCTCGTCTTCCGCGGCGAGCACATCTCGGCCGAGCGTGCCGAGAACTGGGGCCTCGTCAACCGCTGTGTCACCGACGAGGAGTTCGAGGACACGGTCGACGAATTCCTCGAGGACCTCGTCCACGGCGCGCCCATCGCGCTGCGCAAGGCCAAGGAGGTCATGAACGAGGGCCGCGACCAGGACATCGGCGCCGGCCTCGTGATGGAGAGTCAGGCGTTCGGGCTGCTGCTGACGACCGACGACATGATGGAGGGGGCCAGCGCGTTCATGGAGAAGCGCGACCCCGAGTTCGAGGGCAAATGA
- a CDS encoding PaaI family thioesterase produces MSESESVPERNVAMLRETLHDHGLFEWLDVSIEELSAGRAVLRVPFDEKFANLASGTMHGGVTATVVDTASGFALRSTLADPSDANLTTTDLNVRYVRPVRSDLTVEAEVVRSGTTMGVTECEATVEHEGETKVAATGGTTYRLFRGEA; encoded by the coding sequence ATGAGCGAGTCCGAGAGCGTCCCCGAGCGGAACGTGGCGATGCTCCGCGAGACGCTCCACGACCACGGGCTGTTCGAGTGGCTCGACGTGTCCATCGAGGAACTCTCGGCGGGCCGTGCGGTGCTGCGGGTGCCGTTCGACGAGAAGTTCGCCAACCTCGCCAGCGGGACGATGCACGGCGGCGTGACCGCGACGGTCGTCGACACCGCCTCGGGGTTCGCGCTCCGCTCCACGCTGGCCGACCCGAGCGACGCCAACCTCACGACGACGGACCTCAACGTCCGGTACGTCCGGCCGGTCCGCTCGGACCTCACCGTCGAGGCCGAGGTGGTCCGCTCGGGGACGACGATGGGCGTCACGGAGTGTGAGGCCACCGTCGAGCACGAGGGTGAGACGAAGGTGGCCGCGACCGGCGGCACGACCTACCGCCTGTTCCGGGGTGAGGCATGA
- a CDS encoding MaoC/PaaZ C-terminal domain-containing protein, giving the protein MSDDEWTLDDPDSEASVFYDIEEGETDVTGGRTLTEADVMNFAGVSGDFNHLHTDAERMEDSMFGERIVHGTLVLSAATGLLWQHRSPEERASVVAFYGMDELRFRAPAYIGDTIHLETTVTEKTEKPDGPGSGTVRYDVEIKNQSDVTVISCEMLSLLR; this is encoded by the coding sequence ATGAGCGACGACGAGTGGACGCTCGATGACCCGGACAGCGAGGCCTCGGTCTTCTACGACATCGAGGAGGGGGAGACGGACGTCACGGGCGGCCGCACCCTCACCGAGGCGGACGTGATGAACTTCGCCGGCGTCTCGGGTGACTTCAACCACCTGCACACCGACGCCGAGCGGATGGAGGACTCGATGTTCGGCGAGCGCATCGTCCACGGGACGCTCGTCCTCTCGGCGGCGACGGGCCTGCTCTGGCAGCACCGCTCGCCTGAGGAACGGGCCTCCGTGGTGGCGTTCTACGGGATGGACGAACTCCGCTTCCGCGCGCCGGCCTACATCGGCGACACCATCCACCTGGAGACCACCGTCACGGAGAAGACGGAGAAACCGGACGGCCCCGGTTCGGGGACGGTCCGCTACGACGTGGAGATCAAGAACCAGTCCGACGTGACGGTCATCTCCTGCGAGATGCTGTCGCTCCTTCGCTGA